A part of Botrytis cinerea B05.10 chromosome 2, complete sequence genomic DNA contains:
- the Bcwcl1 gene encoding Bcwcl1, whose product MSNFFNMPMTQADLQRQVAQRRAHSRSLSIPQPQPQQQQRQQQQPSTQSNGNSMNMNHNMSGGNSLDEIIMQNNNELQRRQSYSQDFSQDHDRRSSMLEFGNSDVGLNDFQFGTPTPSSENPMIRRQSLGEMNMNDLYGGGMDSGMGIMPQMQQLGYSDSVRPNLMDTTMGYGSYSGDMMPGMMSYASIGMDGMSQDSPMGMYSNDNYSPTVYGNDPMDSMDSNMFMGGQDRGGIRTLGDENNEEMSSRSSIMGPTAAESLLRTREGMIMRPLEDENNEAMSSRFDVMGQSPSAMSMPQTLINYNSPSASNAPPNLLTRTSSAAMIPTSVSTPTALTAPDTSPSGQGITNIYSSTGFDMLGALIRVAKRPNKLINIGAVDLSCAFVVCDLRETDCPIIYVSDVFENLTGYSRHEVLGRNCRFLQSPDGKIQAGERRTATENDKVYELKKAVDNRTETQQAIINYRRGGQPFMNLLTMIPIPASDDDPTLSLVVGFQVDVVANPTSIDGVSGGIYTMNYKQGTLPRYQWQPPQQNVRLIDAGQTISRDDVSAALASYDNGSDPETTKRMFDKVLLENSDDVIHVLSLKGLFMYLSPSCCQVLEYDASELVGTALSSICHPSDIVPVTRELKETSQGSAVNVVFRIRRKNSGYTWFESHGSLCAEQGKGRKCIVMVGRVRPVYALARSDLMRMDGLSDQQMYSKLSTSGMFLYVATNVRSLLDRTPDDLVGTSIQALMRADSKVAFGRALEKARTGKIVKYSHELFNKRGLVIQTETVLYPGDASEGHKPTFLVAQTRLVNKASRNVASATGANGTNIPGGKAMIMSPMIRTDTQTSDGMSSNNQSVRPQASPFPEPMTPGVSGTATVPITQPGGSGLPIGSQDEALASRDNIFEELKTTRATSWQYELRQMEKENRSLAEEVASLVNARKKRKRRKLPGNVQRDCANCHTKNTPEWRRGPSGNRDLCNSCGLRWAKQQGRISSRSSKRSKDGDASSKHSNSPSHSSPLHNEISQNSESLNPNLNINPGKPADSTVPRPAKLLKKESDGSVRTASTGSPVTSVEGTGKTGQSKIGQGNIGPGGISNGGVMGSGTAVPASLGGRTTMESQPFHARSLGFNEGGVSGITNIAEGGESERSGKTSGMN is encoded by the exons ATGAgtaatttcttcaatatgcCAATGACCCAAGCAGACTTGCAGCGGCAGGTTGCTCAAAGGAGGGCGCATTCCAGATCTCTTAGTATACCACAACCTCAACCGCAGCAGCAACAGCGACAACAACAGCAGCCTTCCACACAATCTAACGGAAACTCTATGAACATGAATCATAACATGAGTGGCGGAAATAGCTTGGATGAAATCATCATGCAGAACAATAACGAGTTACAACGGCGGCAGAGTTACTCACAAGACTTTTCGCAAGATCACGATCGCCGATCTTCCATGCTTGAATTCGGCAACAGTGATGTCGGCCTGAACGATTTTCAATTTGGCACCCCAACACCTTCTTCCGAGAATCCAATGATTCGTCGACAGTCCTTGGGtgaaatgaatatgaacGACCTCTACGGGGGAGGGATGGATTCCGGAATGGGTATAATGCCACAGATGCAGCAACTTGGGTATTCCGACTCTGTGCGACCAAACTTGATGGATACAACTATGGGGTATGGTTCTTACTCGGGAGATATGATGCCTGGGATGATGAGTTATGCTTCCATAGGCATGGATGGTATGTCTCAAGATTCGCCGATGGGCATGTACTCGAATGATAATTACTCCCCTACCGTATATGGGAACGACCCTATGGATTCCATGGACTCGAATATGTTTATGGGGGGCCAAGACCGTGGTGGGATAAGAACCTTGGGAGATGAAAATAACGAAGAGATGTCATCGAGATCCAGTATTATGGGCCCCACAGCTGCAGAGTCACTTTTGAGAACTCGAGAGGGTATGATAATGAGGCCCTTGGAAGATGAGAACAATGAAGCAATGTCTTCGAGATTCGATGTCATGGGCCAATCACCAAGCGCTATGAGCATGCCTCAAACCTTAATCAATTACAACTCCCCGTCTGCTTCAAATGCACCACCGAACCTTTTAACCCGAACCTCGAGTGCAGCTATGATACCCACATCTGTATCAACCCCCACGGCTCTCACCGCTCCCGACACATCCCCATCGGGGCAAGGAATTACGAACATATATTCCAGCACTGGATTTGATATGCTTGGAGCGCTGATAAGAGTGGCAAAGAGACCCAATAAACTCATTAACATAGGTGCCGTCGATTTATCATGTGCGTTCGTTGTCTGTGACTTGCGAGAGACGGACTGTCCTATAATATATGTATctgatgtttttgaaaatctcaCCGGGTATTCAAGACATGAGGTATTGGGAAGAAATTGTCGATTTCTCCAATCACCAGATGGCAAAATTCAAGCTGGTGAACGTAGGACGGCCACGGAAAATGATAAAGTCTATGAACTCAAGAAAGCCGTCGACAATCGAACGGAAACTCAGCAGGCCATTATCAATTATCGAAGAGGGGGTCAGCCATTCATGAATCTTTTGACGATGATTCCAATCCCTGCCAGTGATGACGATCCTACACTTTCTTTGGTGGTCGGGTTTCAGGTTGATGTGGTTGCGAACCCAACTAGTATCGATGGTGTGAGTGGTGGGATTTATACGATGAATTATAAACAAGGCACATTACCACGATATCAATGGCAACCCCCTCAGCAAAATGTTCGTCTAATTGATGCCGGGCAAACAATTAGTCGAGATGATGTTAGCGCAGCATTAGCTTCTTACGACAATGGCAGCGATCCGGAAACTACCAAGAGAATGTTTGATAAGGTTTTGTTGGAGAATAGTGATGATGTCATTCACGTTCTTTCTCTGAAAGGTTTATTCATGTATCTTTCGCCTTCATGTTGCCAAGTCTTGGAGTATGATGCATCTGAGTTGGTCGGAACTGCATTGTCCTCCATCTGTCATCCTAGTGATATAGTTCCTGTCACTCGAGAGTTGAAGGAAACGTCACAAGGGAGTGCTGTCAATGTGGTATTCCGCATTCGCCGAAAGAACAGTGGCTACACATGGTTTGAGAGTCATGGTTCTCTTTGTGCAGAGCAAGGCAAAGGCCGAAAATGCATCGTTATGGTTGGCAGGGTGAGACCAGTATACGCATTGGCTCGAAGCGATCTGATGCGAATGGACGGTCTGAGTGATCAACAAATGTATTCGAAATTGTCAACATCGGGCATGTTTCTATACGTTGCAACGAATGTTCGGTCCCTCTTGGATCGTACACCAGATGATCTTGTCGGTACAAGTATCCAAGCATTGATGCGTGCTGATTCCAAAGTCGCATTTGGTAGAGCCTTGGAAAAAGCGAGAACGGGAAAGATTGTCAAATACTCACATGAGCTTTTCAATAAGCGCGGTCTTGTGATACAAACTGAGACAGTACTATATCCTGGAGACGCATCGGAGGGTCATAAACCTACATTTCTTGTTGCCCAGACTAGATTGGTTAATAAAGCATCCCGAAATGTTGCTTCGGCCACTGGTGCCAATGGTACTAATATTCCTGGCGGCAAAGCAATGATCATGAGTCCCATGATTAGAACAGACACACAAACTTCTGATGGAATgtcatcaaacaatcaatcagttCGTCCCCAAGCTAGCCCATTTCCCGAACCCATGACACCAGGAGTTTCTGGCACCGCAACTGTACCTATCACGCAACCAGGTGGATCTGGGCTTCCAATTGGGTCTCAAGACGAAGCTTTAGCTTCCAGGGATAATATAttcgaagaattgaaaacaaCACGCGCTACAAGTTGGCAATATGAACTTCGAcaaatggaaaaggaaaatcgaTCCCTCGCCGAAGAGGTAGCGTCGTTGGTGAATGCCAGAAAGAAACGAAAACGAAGAAAGTTACCTGGTAACGTCCAACGAGATTGTGCTAATTGTCACACGAAGAACACCCCGGAATGGAGGAGGGGGCCGAGTGGGAATCGAGACTTGTGTAATAGTTGTGGATTGAGATGGGCGAAACAG CAAGGTCGTATATCGTCGCGTAGTTCTAAACGCAGTAAAGATGGTGATGCGTCAAGCAAACATTCCAATTCGCCGAGTCATTCTAGTCCACTACATAATGAAATTTCGCAAAACTCAGAGTCATTAAATccgaatttgaatatcaatccGGGAAAGCCGGCGGATTCTACAGTTCCCAGACCTGCGAAgctattgaaaaaagaatcGGATGGTAGTGTAAGGACTGCAAGTACTGGAAGTCCGGTAACGAGTGTTGAGGGAACGGGGAAAACTGGACAAAGCAAAATTGGACAGGGAAATATTGGACCTGGGGGAATTAGTAATGGTGGAGTTATGGGAAGTGGGACGGCAGTTCCGGCATCTCTTGGAGGAAGAACAACGATGGAGAGTCAACCTTTTCATGCGCGCAGTTTGGGGTTTAATGAGGGTGGTGTTAGTGGGATTACTAATATTGCAGAGGGGGGAGAAAGTGAGAGAAGTGGGAAAACGAGTGGAATGAATTGA
- the Bcwcl1 gene encoding Bcwcl1, translating to MSNFFNMPMTQADLQRQVAQRRAHSRSLSIPQPQPQQQQRQQQQPSTQSNGNSMNMNHNMSGGNSLDEIIMQNNNELQRRQSYSQDFSQDHDRRSSMLEFGNSDVGLNDFQFGTPTPSSENPMIRRQSLGEMNMNDLYGGGMDSGMGIMPQMQQLGYSDSVRPNLMDTTMGYGSYSGDMMPGMMSYASIGMDGMSQDSPMGMYSNDNYSPTVYGNDPMDSMDSNMFMGGQDRGGIRTLGDENNEEMSSRSSIMGPTAAESLLRTREGMIMRPLEDENNEAMSSRFDVMGQSPSAMSMPQTLINYNSPSASNAPPNLLTRTSSAAMIPTSVSTPTALTAPDTSPSGQGITNIYSSTGFDMLGALIRVAKRPNKLINIGAVDLSCAFVVCDLRETDCPIIYVSDVFENLTGYSRHEVLGRNCRFLQSPDGKIQAGERRTATENDKVYELKKAVDNRTETQQAIINYRRGGQPFMNLLTMIPIPASDDDPTLSLVVGFQVDVVANPTSIDGVSGGIYTMNYKQGTLPRYQWQPPQQNVRLIDAGQTISRDDVSAALASYDNGSDPETTKRMFDKVLLENSDDVIHVLSLKGLFMYLSPSCCQVLEYDASELVGTALSSICHPSDIVPVTRELKETSQGSAVNVVFRIRRKNSGYTWFESHGSLCAEQGKGRKCIVMVGRVRPVYALARSDLMRMDGLSDQQMYSKLSTSGMFLYVATNVRSLLDRTPDDLVGTSIQALMRADSKVAFGRALEKARTGKIVKYSHELFNKRGLVIQTETVLYPGDASEGHKPTFLVAQTRLVNKASRNVASATGANGTNIPGGKAMIMSPMIRTDTQTSDGMSSNNQSVRPQASPFPEPMTPGVSGTATVPITQPGGSGLPIGSQDEALASRDNIFEELKTTRATSWQYELRQMEKENRSLAEEVASLVNARKKRKRRKLPGNVQRDCANCHTKNTPEWRRGPSGNRDLCNSCGLRWAKQVSDDGSDTAPITGQTVDHSSSSTS from the coding sequence ATGAgtaatttcttcaatatgcCAATGACCCAAGCAGACTTGCAGCGGCAGGTTGCTCAAAGGAGGGCGCATTCCAGATCTCTTAGTATACCACAACCTCAACCGCAGCAGCAACAGCGACAACAACAGCAGCCTTCCACACAATCTAACGGAAACTCTATGAACATGAATCATAACATGAGTGGCGGAAATAGCTTGGATGAAATCATCATGCAGAACAATAACGAGTTACAACGGCGGCAGAGTTACTCACAAGACTTTTCGCAAGATCACGATCGCCGATCTTCCATGCTTGAATTCGGCAACAGTGATGTCGGCCTGAACGATTTTCAATTTGGCACCCCAACACCTTCTTCCGAGAATCCAATGATTCGTCGACAGTCCTTGGGtgaaatgaatatgaacGACCTCTACGGGGGAGGGATGGATTCCGGAATGGGTATAATGCCACAGATGCAGCAACTTGGGTATTCCGACTCTGTGCGACCAAACTTGATGGATACAACTATGGGGTATGGTTCTTACTCGGGAGATATGATGCCTGGGATGATGAGTTATGCTTCCATAGGCATGGATGGTATGTCTCAAGATTCGCCGATGGGCATGTACTCGAATGATAATTACTCCCCTACCGTATATGGGAACGACCCTATGGATTCCATGGACTCGAATATGTTTATGGGGGGCCAAGACCGTGGTGGGATAAGAACCTTGGGAGATGAAAATAACGAAGAGATGTCATCGAGATCCAGTATTATGGGCCCCACAGCTGCAGAGTCACTTTTGAGAACTCGAGAGGGTATGATAATGAGGCCCTTGGAAGATGAGAACAATGAAGCAATGTCTTCGAGATTCGATGTCATGGGCCAATCACCAAGCGCTATGAGCATGCCTCAAACCTTAATCAATTACAACTCCCCGTCTGCTTCAAATGCACCACCGAACCTTTTAACCCGAACCTCGAGTGCAGCTATGATACCCACATCTGTATCAACCCCCACGGCTCTCACCGCTCCCGACACATCCCCATCGGGGCAAGGAATTACGAACATATATTCCAGCACTGGATTTGATATGCTTGGAGCGCTGATAAGAGTGGCAAAGAGACCCAATAAACTCATTAACATAGGTGCCGTCGATTTATCATGTGCGTTCGTTGTCTGTGACTTGCGAGAGACGGACTGTCCTATAATATATGTATctgatgtttttgaaaatctcaCCGGGTATTCAAGACATGAGGTATTGGGAAGAAATTGTCGATTTCTCCAATCACCAGATGGCAAAATTCAAGCTGGTGAACGTAGGACGGCCACGGAAAATGATAAAGTCTATGAACTCAAGAAAGCCGTCGACAATCGAACGGAAACTCAGCAGGCCATTATCAATTATCGAAGAGGGGGTCAGCCATTCATGAATCTTTTGACGATGATTCCAATCCCTGCCAGTGATGACGATCCTACACTTTCTTTGGTGGTCGGGTTTCAGGTTGATGTGGTTGCGAACCCAACTAGTATCGATGGTGTGAGTGGTGGGATTTATACGATGAATTATAAACAAGGCACATTACCACGATATCAATGGCAACCCCCTCAGCAAAATGTTCGTCTAATTGATGCCGGGCAAACAATTAGTCGAGATGATGTTAGCGCAGCATTAGCTTCTTACGACAATGGCAGCGATCCGGAAACTACCAAGAGAATGTTTGATAAGGTTTTGTTGGAGAATAGTGATGATGTCATTCACGTTCTTTCTCTGAAAGGTTTATTCATGTATCTTTCGCCTTCATGTTGCCAAGTCTTGGAGTATGATGCATCTGAGTTGGTCGGAACTGCATTGTCCTCCATCTGTCATCCTAGTGATATAGTTCCTGTCACTCGAGAGTTGAAGGAAACGTCACAAGGGAGTGCTGTCAATGTGGTATTCCGCATTCGCCGAAAGAACAGTGGCTACACATGGTTTGAGAGTCATGGTTCTCTTTGTGCAGAGCAAGGCAAAGGCCGAAAATGCATCGTTATGGTTGGCAGGGTGAGACCAGTATACGCATTGGCTCGAAGCGATCTGATGCGAATGGACGGTCTGAGTGATCAACAAATGTATTCGAAATTGTCAACATCGGGCATGTTTCTATACGTTGCAACGAATGTTCGGTCCCTCTTGGATCGTACACCAGATGATCTTGTCGGTACAAGTATCCAAGCATTGATGCGTGCTGATTCCAAAGTCGCATTTGGTAGAGCCTTGGAAAAAGCGAGAACGGGAAAGATTGTCAAATACTCACATGAGCTTTTCAATAAGCGCGGTCTTGTGATACAAACTGAGACAGTACTATATCCTGGAGACGCATCGGAGGGTCATAAACCTACATTTCTTGTTGCCCAGACTAGATTGGTTAATAAAGCATCCCGAAATGTTGCTTCGGCCACTGGTGCCAATGGTACTAATATTCCTGGCGGCAAAGCAATGATCATGAGTCCCATGATTAGAACAGACACACAAACTTCTGATGGAATgtcatcaaacaatcaatcagttCGTCCCCAAGCTAGCCCATTTCCCGAACCCATGACACCAGGAGTTTCTGGCACCGCAACTGTACCTATCACGCAACCAGGTGGATCTGGGCTTCCAATTGGGTCTCAAGACGAAGCTTTAGCTTCCAGGGATAATATAttcgaagaattgaaaacaaCACGCGCTACAAGTTGGCAATATGAACTTCGAcaaatggaaaaggaaaatcgaTCCCTCGCCGAAGAGGTAGCGTCGTTGGTGAATGCCAGAAAGAAACGAAAACGAAGAAAGTTACCTGGTAACGTCCAACGAGATTGTGCTAATTGTCACACGAAGAACACCCCGGAATGGAGGAGGGGGCCGAGTGGGAATCGAGACTTGTGTAATAGTTGTGGATTGAGATGGGCGAAACAGGTGAGTGATGACGGTTCTGACACCGCACCAATAACTGGTCAAACTGTTgatcattcatcatcctccacATCTTGA
- the Bcpse1 gene encoding Bcpse1 — MSVLPADAHAELAQLLSALQSTDNNVRAQAEEHLNNNWVATKPEMLLMGLVEHIYGSNDATTRSFAAVIFRRIASKSRKTDENNSIELFLAIPKQEAYVIRQKLIEALGLEKSNSVRNKIGDAVAEIAREYSDNGEQWPEILGVLSTLSSSQIAGQREIAFRIFSTTPGIIEKQHEDTVLTAFKNGFQDTETAVRLAAMEAFTSFFSSLGKKSQLKYYGLIPEVLSILPPLKESVDSESLSTALISLMTLAEVAPKMFRPLFHNLVTFCIQTIQEKELSDVVRQNALELMATFADYAPAMVKKDSSFVTDMITQCLSLMTDIGEDDDDAADWNASDDMDPEESDLNHVAGEQCMDRLANKLGGSIILAPTFNWLPRMMLSEAWRDRHAALMAISAISEGCRDLMLGELNKVLELVVPALSDRHPRVRWAGCNALGQMSTDFAGTMQAQYHEIVVGSIIPVLKSPEPRVQAHAAAALVNFCEEAEKKTLEPYLDDLLSNLFQLLQSPKRYVQEQALSTIATIADSAEAAFAKYYDTLMPILFNVLKAESTKELRLLRAKAMECATLIALAVGRERLGTDAIDLVKLLATVQQGIVESDDPQAQYLMHCWGRMCRVMGTDFLAYLEYVMPPLLELASAKADIQLLDDEEEVEAVQAQEGWELVPLKGKVIGIKTSTLDDKHMAIELLVVYAQVLEAHFAPYVQGVMVNIALPGLAFFFHDPVRVVSAKCVPQLLNSYKKAYGPESSQLRDLWAATIPKVLEVLSAEPAIDTLAEMYQCFYESVEVMGKNCLPRQQMDLFMDSAISALEDYKERVKARAEERADANREEGDEDSEETLYAIEDDQTLLSDMNKAFHCIFKNHGPAFLESWQKLLTTYSAFLSSEDPTQRQWGLCIIDDVLEFCGAESARYMEPLIKGPLIAGCQDPAPANRQAATYGIGVAAHRGGAPWTEFVGNTIQLLFDATQIPNARGEDNVYATENACAAIAKILHYNASGVANQQAVVTAWIDTLPIVNDEEAAPYAYLFLVQLIEQQNPAVTSQPAKVFVFVAQALEAETLQGQTATRVVEATKTLLAAASLNPAQLLAQLSPETQAIVHAWFA, encoded by the exons ATGTCTGTTCTTCCAGCAGACGCACATGCAGAGCTTGCACAGCTACTGTCTGCTCTACAATCCACCGACAATAATGTTCGTGCGCAGGCTGAAGAGCACTTGAACAATAACTGGGTAGCCACCAAGCCTGAAATGTTGTTGATGGGCTTGGTGGAGCACATATATGGTTCCAACGATGCAACC ACTCGATCCTTTGCGGCAGTCATCTTCCGTCGTATAGCATCCAAGTCTCGCAAGACCGACGAGAACAACTCGATCGAATTATTTCTCGCCATTCCAAAGCAAGAAGCATATGTTATCCGACAAAAGCTCATAGAGGCATTAGGTTTGGAGAAGTCGAATTCAGTGAGAAATAAGATTGGAGATGCGGTTGCTGAAATAGCTCGAGAATATTCTGATAATG GTGAACAATGGCCAGAAATCCTGGGTGTTCTCTCTACTCTAAGTTCTTCGCAGATAGCTGGACAGAGAGAGATAGCATTCAGAATATTCTCTACGACTCCTGGCATAATCGAAAAGCAACATGAAGATACAGTACTCACAGCTTTCAAGAACGGCTTCCAAGATACCGAAACTGCA GTCCGCTTGGCAGCTATGGAAGCATTTACATCATTTTTCTCTAGCCTCGGAAAAAAGTCACAATTAAAATACTATGGTCTTATACCCGAAGTCCTCTCAATCCTACCACCGTTGAAGGAAAGTGTGGACTCAGAGAGTCTCAGCACAGCACTTATTTCACTCATGACCCTTGCAGAGGTTGCCCCAAAGATGTTTAGACCATTATTTCACAATCTAGTTACATTCTGTATTCAAACAATTCAGGAGAAGGAATTGAGCGACGTGGTTCGTCAAAATGCTCTCGAGCTCATGGCAACATTTGCCGATTATGCTCCAGCTATGGTGAAGAAGGATTCGAGTTTTGTAACAGATATGATTACTCAGTGCCTGAGTCTTATGACTGATATTGGcgaggatgacgatgatgcaGCCGATTGGAATGCTTCAGATGAT ATGGATCCGGAGGAGAGTGACTTGAATCACGTCGCTGGTGAGCAATGTATGGATCGATTGGCAAACAAGCTCGGAGGATCAATTATTTTGGCACCTACCTTTAATTGGCTACCCAGAATGATGCTTTCCGAAGCATGGAGAGATAGACATGCTGCATTGATGGCCATCTCAGCAATTTCAGAAGGCTGCAGGGATTTGATGCTTGGAGAATTAAACAAAGTTCTGGAGCTTGTTGTTCCTGCTTTGAGCGATCGACATCCGCGTGTGCGATGGGCCGGTTGCAATGCTCTCGGACAAATGAGTACAGATTTTGCAGGAACCATGCAGGCACAATATCACGAAATTGTGGTAGGCAGCATTATCCCGGTTCTCAAGAGCCCGGAGCCACGTGTCCAAGCTCACGCAGCAGCTGCTCTCGTCAACTTCTGTGAAGAGGCTGAAAAGAAGACTCTTGAGCCATATCTCGATGACTTATTGAGCAACTTAttccaacttcttcaaagcCCAAAGAGATATGTTCAAGAACAAGCTCTCTCTACAATCGCAACTATTGCAGACTCCGCAGAGGCCGCCTTTGCTAAATACTACGATACCTTGATGCCTATCCTCTTCAATGTCTTGAAGGCAGAATCAACAAAGGAGCTTCGTTTGCTACGCGCAAAAGCAATGGAATGTGCTACTTTAATCGCCTTGGCAGTCGGAAGGGAGAGATTAGGCACTGACGCGATAGACTTGGTCAAATTATTGGCCACTGTTCAACAAGGCATTGTGGAGTCAGATGATCCACAGGCTCAATACCTCATGCACTGTTGGGGACGTATGTGTCGGGTTATGGGAACCGACTTCCTTGCATATCTTGAATATGTCATGCCTCCTCTTTTGGAGTTGGCGAGTGCTAAAGCAGATATTCAACTTcttgatgacgaagaagaagtcgaGGCCGTACAAGCACAAGAGGGCTGGGAGCTTGTTCCACTCAAGGGCAAAGTTATTGGCATCAAAACTAGCACTCTTGACGACAAGCACATGGCAATCGAGCTCTTGGTGGTCTATGCCCAAGTCTTGGAGGCCCATTTTGCTCCTTATGTGCAAGGTGTTATGGTAAACATTGCCTTGCCAGGTCTCGCGTTCTTCTTCCATGATCCTGTTCGAGTGGTCTCGGCGAAGTGTGTACCACAATTACTCAATTCCTATAAGAAAGCATACGGTCCTGAGTCCTCTCAGCTAAGAGACCTTTGGGCAGCAACAATCCCTAAGGTCCTTGAGGTTCTGAGTGCCGAACCAGCTATTGATACACTTGCTGAGATGTATCAATGCTTTTACGAGTCGGTGGAAGTGATGGGCAAGAATTGTCTTCCTAGACAGCAAATGGATCTATTTATGGATTCTGCGATCTCTGCCCTCGAAGATTACAAAGAACGCGTCAAGGCTAGGGCAGAGGAGCGAGCTGATGCCAATCGAGAAGAAGGCGATGAAGATTCTGAGGAAACACTTTACGCTATTGAAGACGATCAAACTCTGCTCTCCGACATGAACAAAGCATTCCATTGTATTTTCAAGAACCACGGTCCCGCTTTCTTGGAATCGTGGCAGAAACTGCTCACAACATATTCCGCTTTTCTCTCAAGCGAGGACCCCACACAAAGACAATGGGGATTGTGTATCATTGATGATGTTCTCGAGTTCTGCGGTGCAGAGAGCGCTAGATATATGGAACCTCTTATCAAGGGCCCCTTGATTGCTGGATGCCAAGATCCTGCTCCCGCCAATCGTCAAGCCGCTACCTATGGTATTGGTGTCGCAGCACATAGGGGAGGTGCACCATGGACTGAATTTGTAGGCAACACAATTCAGCTTTTGTTCGATGCTACGCAAATCCCTAACGCGAGAGGCGAAGACAATGTTTACGCGACGGAGAATGCATGTGCTGCCATTGCTAAGATATTGCATTACAATGCATCTGGTGTTGCGAATCAACAAGCAGTCGTCACAGCATGGATCGATACTCTACCTATTGTCAACGATGAAGAGGCTGCTCCATATGCATACCTTTTCCTTGTTCAGCTCATTGAACA ACAAAACCCCGCTGTTACTTCTCAACCAGCCAAGGTCTTCGTTTTCGTTGCTCAAGCTCTTGAAGCCGAGACACTACAAGGACAGACTGCCACCAGAGTTGTTGAAGCTACTAAAACCCTCCTCGCGGCCGCAAGTTTAAATCCCGCTCAACTTTTGGCGCAACTTTCCCCGGAAACTCAAGCAATTGTTCACGCATGGTTTGCTTGA